Proteins co-encoded in one Oreochromis aureus strain Israel breed Guangdong linkage group 3, ZZ_aureus, whole genome shotgun sequence genomic window:
- the LOC116321911 gene encoding uncharacterized protein LOC116321911 isoform X2: MATAWVSLLLFGVCVLLLSAPTVSAVSLSVSPNLQQFFSGSSPVSLSCVDDGQTADGWTVKRTRGGLTEDCGAAGSEFSRINSSFCVFGLSTGGNFLCVSSSGEQSDEVSISVSGSDVTLYCTPKEGERRKSYFIRDDVTLGSGPEGKWNLSKVNRSDEGLYSCYTDIHPRSPQSRLRVRDSSSPRSSAPTPPTPSPSMSVLRLVLHLVVFCPYVACTALALSIFSTSSGNTPFVSMEMSHPAVQDDVTADVTTEHHF; the protein is encoded by the exons ATGGCGACTGCATgggtctctctgctcctctttg gtgtgtgtgtgctgctgctgtctgcaccgactgtttctgcag tgtctctgtctgtcagtccaAACCTTCAGCAGTTCTTCAGTGGATCTTCTCCAGTGTCTCTGAGTTGTGTTGATGATGGACAGACAGCTGATGGATGGACAGTGAAGAGGACCAGAGGAGGACTCACTGAGGACTGTGGAGCAGCTGGTTCAGAGTTTAGTAGGATTAACAGCTCCTTCTGTGTTTTCGGTCTCTCCACTGGTGGAAATTTCCTGTGTGTAAGCTCATCTGGAGAGCAGAGTGATGAAGTCTCCATCAGTGTCTCAG gaagtgatgtcactttGTACTGTACACCCAAAGAGGGAGAAAGACGAAAATCTTACTTCATCAGAGATGATGTTACACTTGGATCTGGACCTGAAGGAAAGTGGAATCTCTCTAAAGTCAACCGGTCTGATGAAGGTCTCTACTCGTGTTATACTGATATTCATCCACGTTCTCCTCAGAGCAGactgagggtcagag ACTCTTCCTCCCCTCGTTCTTCTGCTCCCACCCCTCCTACTCCCTCTCCCTCTATGTCAGTGCTCAGACTTGTCTTGCACCTGGTGGTCTTCTGTCCATACGTGGCCTGTACTGCTCTGGCACTGTCGATCTTCTCCACCAGCTCAG GTAACACACCTTTTGTTTCCATGGAAATGAGCCATCCTGCTGTACAGGATGATGTCACTGCTGATGTCACCACTGAACATCACTTCTGA
- the LOC116321911 gene encoding uncharacterized protein LOC116321911 isoform X1, which produces MATAWVSLLLFGVCVLLLSAPTVSAVSLSVSPNLQQFFSGSSPVSLSCVDDGQTADGWTVKRTRGGLTEDCGAAGSEFSRINSSFCVFGLSTGGNFLCVSSSGEQSDEVSISVSDKDVILKIPALPVMTGSDVTLYCTPKEGERRKSYFIRDDVTLGSGPEGKWNLSKVNRSDEGLYSCYTDIHPRSPQSRLRVRDSSSPRSSAPTPPTPSPSMSVLRLVLHLVVFCPYVACTALALSIFSTSSGNTPFVSMEMSHPAVQDDVTADVTTEHHF; this is translated from the exons ATGGCGACTGCATgggtctctctgctcctctttg gtgtgtgtgtgctgctgctgtctgcaccgactgtttctgcag tgtctctgtctgtcagtccaAACCTTCAGCAGTTCTTCAGTGGATCTTCTCCAGTGTCTCTGAGTTGTGTTGATGATGGACAGACAGCTGATGGATGGACAGTGAAGAGGACCAGAGGAGGACTCACTGAGGACTGTGGAGCAGCTGGTTCAGAGTTTAGTAGGATTAACAGCTCCTTCTGTGTTTTCGGTCTCTCCACTGGTGGAAATTTCCTGTGTGTAAGCTCATCTGGAGAGCAGAGTGATGAAGTCTCCATCAGTGTCTCAG ATAAAGATGTGATCCTGAAGATTCCTGCACTTCCTGTCatgacaggaagtgatgtcactttGTACTGTACACCCAAAGAGGGAGAAAGACGAAAATCTTACTTCATCAGAGATGATGTTACACTTGGATCTGGACCTGAAGGAAAGTGGAATCTCTCTAAAGTCAACCGGTCTGATGAAGGTCTCTACTCGTGTTATACTGATATTCATCCACGTTCTCCTCAGAGCAGactgagggtcagag ACTCTTCCTCCCCTCGTTCTTCTGCTCCCACCCCTCCTACTCCCTCTCCCTCTATGTCAGTGCTCAGACTTGTCTTGCACCTGGTGGTCTTCTGTCCATACGTGGCCTGTACTGCTCTGGCACTGTCGATCTTCTCCACCAGCTCAG GTAACACACCTTTTGTTTCCATGGAAATGAGCCATCCTGCTGTACAGGATGATGTCACTGCTGATGTCACCACTGAACATCACTTCTGA